The Sulfurimonas sp. hsl 1-7 genomic sequence GATAGACTAATAACAGACATTATGCTTTCAGTTAGTCAAGCTAAAAAAGTAAGTATAAGAAACCCATATGCTACAAGACCTTGGCAACATGTACTTGAACCATTAAGCGGTTACTTACATATTGGACAAAAACTATTAGAAGAGAAAAAAGAGTTTGGAGATGCGTGGAACTTTGGACCAAGTGATGAGGGAAGTATCACTGTTGAAGAAGTTGTAAAAAATGTAAAAAAACATTGGGATAAAATTGATTACGAAATCAATAAAGATCCAAACCAACCCCATGAAGCAAACCTACTCAAATTAGATTGTTCTAAAGCACATATCCTATTAAAATGGCAAGATGTATGGGATAGTGATACAACTTTTGAAAAAACTGTTAAATGGTATAAAGCTTACTATGAAAACAATGAATTATTAACACAATTCGATCTACAAAGTTATATAGCTGATGCTAGGTCAAAGAGCATAGAATGGGCGATTAGTTAAATGACAGTTTTATTAACAGGTTCAACAGGATTTTTAGGGAGTTATCTATTAAAATATTTTGTAAATGCCGGTTATAAAGTGATTGCTTTAAAAAGAACAACTTCTGATACCTATCGAATTGATAAATATTTAGATAGAGTTACTACCTATAATGTTGATACAATTAATGTAAATATGATTTTTAATAAACATCAAATAGATATTGTAATTAATACTGTCACAAATTATGGAAGAAAAGATACCAATATTTCCTCTATCATTGATACTAATTTAATGTTTGGATTAAAAGTATTGGAAGCATCTATTGATGCGAGAGTTAGAGCTTTTATCAATACTGATACTTTACTTGAAAGAAATATAAATACATATTCTCTTTCAAAAGCACAATTAGTGGATTGGATGCAGTTTTTATCAAATAAAAATACAAAAATTATTAATGTAAAAATTGAACATATGTACGGTCCATTAGATGATGAGAATAAATTTATTTATTGGCTTATTAATCAACTAAAACAAAATATTGATCAAATAGATTTAACTTCAGGCATTCAAAAAAGAGACTTCATATATATTGAAGATATTGTATCTGCATACAATACAATTATTGAAAATATTGAAAAACTTTCAAATTATGAAGAGTTTGAACTAGGAGCTGGAGAATCTATAGAAGTAAAAACTTTCATAGAAAAAATATATTCAGAACTTTCAAATAAACAAAGTTTAAGTACGAAGTTGAATTTTGGAGCTATTGCATATAGAGAAAATGAAAATATGAATATGA encodes the following:
- a CDS encoding NAD-dependent epimerase/dehydratase family protein, which translates into the protein MTVLLTGSTGFLGSYLLKYFVNAGYKVIALKRTTSDTYRIDKYLDRVTTYNVDTINVNMIFNKHQIDIVINTVTNYGRKDTNISSIIDTNLMFGLKVLEASIDARVRAFINTDTLLERNINTYSLSKAQLVDWMQFLSNKNTKIINVKIEHMYGPLDDENKFIYWLINQLKQNIDQIDLTSGIQKRDFIYIEDIVSAYNTIIENIEKLSNYEEFELGAGESIEVKTFIEKIYSELSNKQSLSTKLNFGAIAYRENENMNMIANIEKLKQLGWAPKTSIENGIKNILNGES